The nucleotide sequence GGCGATTGCGGATCTTCTCGCCCACGCCCTCCAATTGACCGACCGGCACCAGCATCTCGGCCTCGCGGCGCTTGGCCTCGCTGTACTCCGTTTCGGACATGATATTGACTTTCCATCCGGTGAGCTTCGAGGCCAGACGCGCATTTTGACCGTTGCGGCCGATCGCAAGAGAGAGTTTTTCGTCTTCGACCGCCACGGTCATTTTCTGCTCCAACTCGAACATGTCGATATTGGTGACCTTGGCGGGGGCCAGCGCGCGCGTTACGAATAGCTCCGGATTGGAGGCCCACGGTACGATGTCGATTCGTTCGTTATTCAATTCGCGCACGATACTCTGCACGCGGACGCCCTTGATGCCCACACAGGCGCCCACCGGGTCGATGCGCTCGTCGGACGAATACACCGCCACCTTGGCCCGTTCGCCGGGTTCGCGGGCGATCGCCTTTATCTCGATCACGCGCTCATAGATTTCAGGAACCTCCAGCGCGAATAGCGCGCGAAGGAACTCGTCATTGACGCGCGAGAGCAGAATCACCGGACCTCGGGGCGACTGCTGGACATCCAGAATGTACGCTCTGACCCGGTCTCCCTGGCGGAATTTCTCACGGGGGATTTGCTCCCTGACCGGCAGAATGCCCTCGCCCCTGCCGAGATTCACGATGACATTTCCCTTGTCGATCTGCTGCACGATGCCCGACACGAGGGTACCGACCTTGGAGATGAATTCGCCGTAAATGCGTTCATGCTCGACATCGCGGATCTTCTGAATCAGGATCTGCTTGGCCGAAGCGATCGCGTTGCGGCCGAACTCGAACTCGTAGTCGAGGTAGATGTCGATTTCGTCGCCGATTTCCGCGGTCGAGTCTATTTCGCGGGCGTCATCGAGTTTAATTTCGATCGTCGGATCGGATACCGAGTCCACCACTTTCTTCGTGGCGATCATGAACAACTCGTTCGACTTCTTTTCGTACTTAAACGAGATGTTGTCGGTGTACTCGTATTTCTTTTTGGCGGCGGCCAGCAGACTCGCTTCCAGCGTTTCCACGACGGCGTCAAAATCGATGTTCTTTTCCCGCGCGATCAGCGTCATCGCATCCAAAATGTCGAATGCCATCCAAGCACTCCCTCGTCAAAAGACAATGGTCGCCTTCTTGATCTCCGCAAGCGGAACCGACAGCGTTTCGGTTCCATCCGAAAACGTGACCGTGCCGTCACCGGCGGAGACAATCTCGGCCGTTACTTTTTTGCGCGCCGGGTCAGCGAACAGCACTCTAACGGTCTCCCCGACCCGGAAGCGGAAGTCCCGCTCCGTCGTCAGGGGGCGATCGAGCCCCGGCGAGGATACCTCGAGCGTGTACCCGTTTTCAAACCAGTCGGTATTGTCGATCAGGTCACCGACCGCCCGCGAGAGGCGGGCGCACCGGTCCAGATCCACACCATCGCTGCCGTACACGAACAGCTTCAGCGTCACGCTGCTTTTGTACCGCGACAGCACGATGTCAGCCAGTTCACAGCGTTCCGCGGCGAGCGGCGCCGTGACCAGATCCGCTATCCGGTCTTTCAATTCCTGATCGCGATTCATCGACCTCAATACGCCACGCCGGGTCCATGCCCGGCGTAACCTGCAATTATAAACGCTATCTTATTCGGGCGCAACCTATTTATGTTTCAGTTCAGCTTCCCGGCCAGGTCTCTGACAGCCTGCACGATGTCCGAAAGCGGAACCAGAGCCACGTCCGAGCCGCTGCGCGCTTTCATCTCTACCTTGTTATCCTTCAGAGACTTATCGCCGATCGTGATTCTAATCGGGATACCGATCAGATCCGCATCGTTGAACTTCACTCCCGGTCGTTCATCCCGATCATCCCATAACACGTCAATTCCCGCATCGTTCAACTGATCATAGACTTTTTGGGCGGCGGCGACGTGGTTTTCGTTGTCCATGCTGATAGGAATGACCTCAACCAGGTACGGCGCGATGCTCTTGGGCCAGATAATACCTCGTTCGTCGTAATATTTCTCGAGTGCGGCCTGCGGCGTACGGGTTATCCCGATGCCGTAGGAACCCATGATGCAGGGACGTTCTTTGCCCTCCGCATCGAGGAAGGTCGCGCCCAGCGTCTCTGAGTACTTGGTACCGAGCATAAACGTGTTGCCGACTTCGATACCGCTTTTGGCGATGAGTTTCGAGTCGTGGTAGGGGGCCAGATCCCCTTCGCGGGCTTCGGTTATGTCGGCGAGGGTCGATGCCGCGAAGTCCCGGTCGAGATTGACGTTGATGAGGTGTCGTTCGTTTTGATTGGCACCCACGACGAAATTGCGGAGGTTGGCAACCAGCCGATCGACGATTATCGGGACGTTTTTAAGTCCGACCGGCCCGGCAAACCCCACCGGAGCGCCGGTGGCTGATTCGATTTCTGCCGGCGACGCCATAACAAGCTCGTTCGCCTTTATCGCGTTCTTGAGTTTGACCTCGCTCAGCTCCCGGTCTCCCCTTACCAGGGCGGCGACAGGCTTACCATCGGCCATGTAAATGAGCGTTTTGACGAGTCTGGTCGGTCGTATCCGGAGGAAGGCGCTCACTTCCTCGATGGTGGCGGCTCCCGGCGTATCGACCGCCTCCACCGTCTTCAAGTCCGGCTCGACCTCGATAATGGCGGTATCTCGGAACTCGGCTTTTTCGACATTGGCTGCATACTTGCCGTCTTCGCTGACGATAATCGTTTCCTCGCCGGCGTCCGTATCTACGAGCAGCATAAATTCATGGGCCGCTTTGCCGCCCATTACGCCCGTATCCGATTCGACTTTGATGACATCCAGGCCTGCCCGCCGGAATACCGCGAAGTAGGCGTCCACCATCTTCTGATACGTGACGGCAAACGAGTCCTCGTCGGCATCGAACGTGTAGGCATCCTTCATAATGAACTCACGCCCGCGCATGAGACCGAAGCGGGGGCGGATTTCATCACGGAATTTTACCTGTATCTGGTACAGGTTGAGCGGAAGCTGGCGGTACGAGCGCACTTCGCCGGCGATCAGGTTTGTGACCGTTTCCTCGTGCGTTCCACACAGCACCATGTCCTGATCGTGGCGGTCCTTGAGCCGCATCTGCTCCTTACCGACGGTGTCATACCGGCCGGATTTTTGCCACAGCGACGCCGGGCACAGCACGGACATCGTGATTTCCAGCCCGCCGGCGCGGTTCATCTCTTCACGGACGATGGTGGAGAACTTCTCGATGACACGCTGCATCAACGGCAGATACAGATAGATACCGGCGCCGAGTTTTCGGATGTAGCCACCGCGCAGCAACAGCTGATGAGATACCAGCTCGGCATCGGATTGCGCTTCGCGCAGCGTCGGGATGTATGTCCTGGTCCAGCGCATGCTGTTTATCCTTGTCTGACAATATGTTACTTCTATCCGCGAGTCGGCGCCCGAAATTGCCATGTCGCGGAGAATTTTTAAAATACCTAATCATTATCTCAAAGCAACGGAAAAGTTTACGCTGGAACTGAGCATGCTCGCCGATACCCGCTGCATTTTGTAGTTGCGGATCACACCCACGCCGTATAAACTGTAGCGCCTGAGCGTTACAGCTCGGCACTTCTGAATGCCCCCGTGGTGTAACGGATAACGCGTCGGCCTCCGGAGCCGGAAATTCAGGTTCGATTCCTGACGGGGGTATTTTCTATTGCCAGTTATCACCCCGACATCGATGTCAATCAGGCCCGGAGATCAAAAGGGCCGGCGGCATTGCTGCCGTCGGCCCCTGGTCAATGAAGGGATACTAAGATACAGTGAGGATTTCTTATCGTTTGTCGGACAGCGTAATCGTCACACCCCAGTTCATGGGGTCCCGGGGCGGCGCCGAATTCCAATTGTTGAACGAGTGCGAGTCATCAGTGACGTAGATAACTTCGTATTCGCCTTTCGGCAATAGAACCGTGTCGTCCACTCTGCGGTTTTTGCTGGCGCCGCCGGCGTGGTCGGTCTTTCGCCAGGTCATTTCCCATACGTCCCGGCCGGTACTGCTGTCGATGATATACGCGTAGTCATACATGCGACCGCCCGTCCCTTCACCGACAGCATAGATATGCACCCAGGAATCTTTCTTTAGCGTGAAGCGCTGCCGGAGCCGTTCCCCGTCACGGACACGGGTCAGGCGGGCCAGCACATTACTTTGCTCGCTCACTTCGTCGGCAGTCACCAGCGTAATGGCCGACGCGGTTCCCTCGCGAGACGGATACAACGCCAACCCGTAGCTGCGGGCGTCATACGGCGCTGAGGCGTTCCAGTCGTCAAATGCATGCGAGTCATCGGTCGAATAGAACGCGTAATATAGACCGGGCTCGAGGGTAATGGTGCCGTCGAACATCCGGTTTTTCTCCGCACCCCCGGCATGCGTGGTGTTCCGATAGTCCATTTCCCAGACGACGCGCCCGGTTCCCGCCTCCTGGATCGCACCATAATCCACGAACTGTTTGTCGCTGCCGCACTCACCGATGGCATACACGTGGACATCGGTGGTTTTGCTGACGCGGAACGGCTGCTCCATGAAGTCGTTATCGCGTGCCCGGGTGAAGTCGATAATGGGTTTCTGCGACTCCGGGAGGTCGATTACCGCGAATGATGCCCGATCGGAATTGCGGCCCGGCAGCAGAGTCACGCCCCAGTTGATAGGATCGTACGGGGGCGCAGTATTGAACTCTTCGTATGAATGGGAATCGTCGGTCACGGCATACAGCGTGTATTCGCCTTTGGGTAGTGAGATCTCATCGTCGTAAACCTGGTTTTTCCTGCCGCCTCCGGCGTAGTCGGCATCCCATCGGGAGATTTCCCATACCCGTTCCC is from Candidatus Zixiibacteriota bacterium and encodes:
- the nusA gene encoding transcription termination factor NusA, coding for MAFDILDAMTLIAREKNIDFDAVVETLEASLLAAAKKKYEYTDNISFKYEKKSNELFMIATKKVVDSVSDPTIEIKLDDAREIDSTAEIGDEIDIYLDYEFEFGRNAIASAKQILIQKIRDVEHERIYGEFISKVGTLVSGIVQQIDKGNVIVNLGRGEGILPVREQIPREKFRQGDRVRAYILDVQQSPRGPVILLSRVNDEFLRALFALEVPEIYERVIEIKAIAREPGERAKVAVYSSDERIDPVGACVGIKGVRVQSIVRELNNERIDIVPWASNPELFVTRALAPAKVTNIDMFELEQKMTVAVEDEKLSLAIGRNGQNARLASKLTGWKVNIMSETEYSEAKRREAEMLVPVGQLEGVGEKIRNRLVEADISSVQRLAEASAETLTKIEGLGQKTAETLIERAKEYVRKLEAEYDAARAAEKATEEPSDDEQPLKVDDVFTSDDEYVTEEDDVPEAAAGNEDDEDDEESTDEPEDDKESA
- a CDS encoding proline--tRNA ligase yields the protein MRWTRTYIPTLREAQSDAELVSHQLLLRGGYIRKLGAGIYLYLPLMQRVIEKFSTIVREEMNRAGGLEITMSVLCPASLWQKSGRYDTVGKEQMRLKDRHDQDMVLCGTHEETVTNLIAGEVRSYRQLPLNLYQIQVKFRDEIRPRFGLMRGREFIMKDAYTFDADEDSFAVTYQKMVDAYFAVFRRAGLDVIKVESDTGVMGGKAAHEFMLLVDTDAGEETIIVSEDGKYAANVEKAEFRDTAIIEVEPDLKTVEAVDTPGAATIEEVSAFLRIRPTRLVKTLIYMADGKPVAALVRGDRELSEVKLKNAIKANELVMASPAEIESATGAPVGFAGPVGLKNVPIIVDRLVANLRNFVVGANQNERHLINVNLDRDFAASTLADITEAREGDLAPYHDSKLIAKSGIEVGNTFMLGTKYSETLGATFLDAEGKERPCIMGSYGIGITRTPQAALEKYYDERGIIWPKSIAPYLVEVIPISMDNENHVAAAQKVYDQLNDAGIDVLWDDRDERPGVKFNDADLIGIPIRITIGDKSLKDNKVEMKARSGSDVALVPLSDIVQAVRDLAGKLN